Proteins from one Microbacterium hatanonis genomic window:
- a CDS encoding glycosyltransferase, producing the protein MTSSATPDHVRPDLDRPLTILIGCDTFAPDINGAARFAERLAAGLVARGHDVHVAAPNTEYRRAAPRTEVVEDQPMTLHRLPSVRWPPHDWLRFVWPWRSKHYARQVLDAVKPDVVHIQSHIVLGRGLAREARKRGIPIVATNHVMAENLLDFTALPAFLNRYILALAWADAKRTFDMTRAVTTPTRNAADFLESTIDLHGVIPISCGIDKANYTADLTPRDANRILFVGRLTTEKGIDVLLKAVAKLDPSLDVSVDLVGGGDQRKNLETLSDQLGIGSRVTFHGHASEADLRALYTRASVFAIASIAELQSIATMEAMASGLPVVAANAVALPHLVHDGENGFLFEPGNDDELAARLTDVLTASPDERLRMQQASLDGVIVHDIGRTLDTFEALYRGEPTPS; encoded by the coding sequence GTGACCTCCTCCGCGACGCCTGACCACGTTCGTCCCGACCTCGATCGGCCGCTCACGATCTTGATCGGCTGCGACACCTTCGCGCCCGACATCAACGGAGCCGCGCGCTTCGCCGAGCGCCTCGCGGCCGGCCTGGTCGCCCGCGGACACGACGTGCACGTCGCCGCTCCGAACACCGAGTACCGTCGCGCGGCGCCGCGTACCGAGGTGGTCGAGGACCAGCCGATGACACTGCACCGGTTGCCGTCCGTGCGCTGGCCTCCCCACGACTGGCTCCGTTTCGTCTGGCCGTGGCGGTCGAAGCACTACGCGCGTCAGGTGCTCGACGCGGTCAAGCCCGACGTCGTGCACATCCAGTCGCACATCGTGCTGGGTCGCGGTCTCGCCCGCGAGGCGCGGAAGCGCGGCATCCCGATCGTCGCGACCAACCACGTCATGGCCGAGAACCTGCTCGACTTCACGGCCCTCCCCGCGTTCCTCAACCGCTACATCCTGGCGCTCGCCTGGGCCGATGCGAAGCGTACGTTCGACATGACTCGCGCGGTCACGACGCCCACGCGGAACGCCGCCGACTTCCTCGAGTCGACGATCGACCTCCACGGCGTGATCCCGATCAGCTGCGGCATCGACAAAGCGAACTACACGGCCGACCTCACCCCGCGCGACGCGAACCGCATCCTCTTCGTCGGACGACTGACGACCGAGAAGGGGATCGACGTTCTGCTGAAGGCCGTCGCGAAGCTCGATCCGTCCCTCGACGTGTCGGTCGACCTCGTCGGCGGCGGCGATCAGCGCAAGAACCTGGAGACCCTGAGCGACCAGCTCGGCATCGGGTCGCGCGTCACGTTCCACGGCCACGCCTCGGAAGCCGACCTGCGCGCGCTGTACACGCGTGCCAGCGTGTTCGCGATCGCCTCGATCGCCGAGCTGCAGTCGATCGCGACGATGGAGGCCATGGCCTCCGGGCTGCCGGTCGTGGCCGCGAACGCGGTCGCGCTGCCGCATCTCGTGCACGACGGAGAGAACGGCTTCCTGTTCGAGCCGGGCAACGACGACGAGCTCGCCGCGCGCCTCACCGACGTGCTGACCGCTTCTCCCGACGAACGCCTGCGCATGCAGCAGGCATCGCTCGACGGTGTCATCGTGCACGACATCGGCCGCACCCTCGACACCTTCGAAGCCCTCTACCGGGGCGAGCCGACCCCCTCGTAG
- a CDS encoding fucose isomerase encodes MTYTLPSPAPQLTAPARTAYLIASGDLRESANIAGWPTQARMEADVSAALAELGWEVVRANGVDPETGHGFISSQRMGLEVFRSIPADAPLIVAEAVWQYSHHVLAGLRTHRGPILTVANFAGDWPGLVGLLGLNAGLTKMGTEYSTIWSVDFTDPWFRDGLREWTETGRIVHDESHVRPLPELRPSPERDLGRALGDQLLAEKAIIGVFDEGCMGMYNAIFDDELLNPTGIYKERLSQSALYAEMLVVPDEEADAARDWLIDRGMTFRFGTDEATELTEGQVRWQMKMYIAALRIADDFGLDAVGIQYQQGLKDLVPASDLAEGVLNSTERPPVFSRDGGRELFAGRAMPHFNEADEGVAVDALVTDRVWRAMGLVPDNTLHDVRWGEDYDGEFVWVYEISGSVPASHLGGWDKAEGWRQGPVFFPAGGATVNGVSRPGELVISRVFIADGILQVDIFRGSAVELPEAETRRRKEATNPEWPIAHVVLHDVSRDQFMARHKANHAQVVYAPDAETADRALIAKAAMFERMGIAVNLVGRVTA; translated from the coding sequence ATGACCTACACCCTCCCCTCCCCGGCACCGCAGCTCACCGCGCCCGCGCGCACCGCCTACCTCATCGCCAGCGGCGACCTGCGCGAATCGGCGAACATCGCGGGCTGGCCCACGCAGGCCCGGATGGAGGCGGATGTGTCCGCAGCGCTCGCCGAGCTCGGCTGGGAGGTCGTGCGCGCCAACGGCGTGGACCCCGAGACGGGCCACGGGTTCATCTCGAGCCAGCGGATGGGGCTCGAGGTGTTCCGCAGCATCCCCGCCGATGCGCCCCTGATCGTCGCGGAAGCCGTCTGGCAGTACTCGCACCACGTGCTCGCAGGCCTGCGCACCCACCGCGGTCCGATCCTCACGGTCGCGAACTTCGCCGGCGACTGGCCGGGGCTCGTCGGGCTGCTCGGTCTGAACGCCGGCCTGACCAAGATGGGCACCGAGTACTCGACGATCTGGTCGGTCGACTTCACCGACCCGTGGTTCCGTGACGGGCTGCGGGAGTGGACCGAGACCGGCCGGATCGTCCACGACGAGTCGCACGTCAGGCCGTTGCCCGAGCTGCGGCCCTCGCCGGAGCGCGACCTGGGGCGCGCGCTGGGAGATCAGCTGCTCGCGGAGAAGGCCATCATCGGGGTCTTCGACGAGGGCTGCATGGGCATGTACAACGCGATCTTCGACGACGAGCTCCTGAACCCGACGGGCATCTACAAGGAGCGCCTGTCGCAGTCCGCCCTGTACGCCGAGATGCTCGTCGTCCCCGACGAGGAGGCGGATGCGGCGCGCGACTGGTTGATCGACCGGGGGATGACCTTCCGCTTCGGCACCGACGAGGCGACGGAGCTCACCGAGGGCCAGGTGCGGTGGCAGATGAAGATGTACATCGCGGCGCTGCGCATCGCCGACGATTTCGGTCTCGACGCCGTCGGCATCCAGTACCAGCAGGGCCTGAAAGACCTGGTGCCGGCGTCGGATCTCGCCGAGGGGGTGCTCAACTCCACCGAGCGTCCGCCGGTGTTCTCGCGCGACGGCGGGCGCGAGCTGTTCGCCGGTCGGGCGATGCCGCACTTCAACGAGGCCGACGAGGGCGTCGCGGTGGACGCGCTGGTCACCGACCGGGTGTGGAGGGCGATGGGGCTCGTACCCGACAACACGCTGCACGACGTGCGGTGGGGCGAGGACTACGACGGCGAGTTCGTGTGGGTCTACGAGATCTCGGGGTCGGTTCCGGCCTCGCACCTCGGGGGATGGGACAAGGCGGAGGGGTGGCGGCAGGGACCGGTCTTCTTCCCCGCCGGGGGTGCCACGGTCAACGGCGTCTCGCGTCCGGGGGAGCTGGTGATCAGCCGCGTCTTCATCGCCGACGGCATCCTGCAGGTCGACATCTTCCGCGGCAGCGCGGTCGAGCTGCCCGAGGCGGAGACGCGACGGCGCAAGGAGGCGACGAACCCGGAGTGGCCCATCGCGCACGTGGTGCTGCACGACGTCTCGCGCGACCAGTTCATGGCCCGGCACAAGGCCAACCACGCCCAGGTCGTCTACGCACCCGACGCCGAGACGGCCGACAGAGCGCTGATCGCCAAGGCGGCTATGTTCGAACGCATGGGCATCGCGGTCAACCTGGTCGGCCGGGTGACGGCGTGA
- a CDS encoding dihydrodipicolinate synthase family protein, which produces MSRRDIVTAIPTSFHADGSLDIEGSRAIFRYVAQSGNEGAFVLGTTGEFPAIDEDEFRALVAAALEDLGGRMRVIVHVGRSSAFEAVRRVEIARELGAREFAALTPYYLASAEGAVESYFEAVSEAVGDGSLFVYVYPKRSGIEVSPALLARLAKLPNVIGAKISEMSLDDIAAYRSVVDDDFVLYTGADRDLVAAGEVGAQGVVSGVSSVLPKPFRALAAAADSGDSETIASAQAAVDDVVRIIGGDMPRMKAALRSMGVADGRSRMALVEPDDEALAEIDRVIAAYR; this is translated from the coding sequence ATGTCACGTCGCGACATCGTCACCGCTATCCCGACCAGCTTCCACGCCGACGGGAGCCTGGACATCGAGGGGAGTCGAGCGATCTTCCGCTACGTCGCGCAGTCGGGCAACGAGGGCGCCTTCGTGCTGGGCACGACGGGGGAGTTCCCCGCCATCGACGAGGACGAGTTCCGCGCTCTGGTGGCAGCCGCGCTCGAGGACCTCGGTGGTCGGATGCGCGTGATCGTGCACGTCGGGCGCTCGAGCGCGTTCGAGGCGGTGCGCCGAGTGGAGATCGCGCGCGAGCTCGGAGCCCGCGAGTTCGCGGCGCTGACCCCGTACTACCTCGCCTCGGCGGAGGGTGCCGTGGAGAGCTACTTCGAGGCCGTGTCCGAGGCCGTCGGCGATGGATCGCTGTTCGTCTACGTGTACCCGAAGCGCAGCGGCATCGAGGTCAGCCCCGCGCTCCTGGCCCGTCTCGCGAAGCTCCCGAACGTCATCGGCGCGAAGATCAGCGAGATGAGCCTCGACGACATCGCCGCTTACCGATCGGTCGTCGACGACGACTTCGTGCTCTACACGGGCGCCGACCGCGACCTCGTCGCCGCGGGCGAGGTCGGGGCGCAGGGCGTCGTCTCCGGGGTGTCGTCCGTGCTCCCGAAGCCCTTCCGCGCGCTCGCCGCGGCCGCCGACAGCGGCGACTCCGAGACGATCGCGTCCGCGCAGGCGGCCGTCGACGACGTGGTCCGGATCATCGGCGGCGACATGCCCCGCATGAAGGCCGCTCTCCGCTCGATGGGAGTCGCGGACGGCCGCAGCCGTATGGCGCTGGTGGAGCCCGACGACGAGGCGCTGGCCGAGATCGATCGCGTCATCGCCGCCTACCGCTGA
- a CDS encoding ribokinase, whose translation MTGVVVLGSANMDLVVRQPRRAEPGETLFGTDFSTGPGGKGLNQAIAAARAGASVRFIGAVGTDAFAERLRDRLVADGVDVEGLRTVPGATGIAQITVTDDGQNTIVVVPAANADRAFSVDDRATVAAASHLVVQLERPIELLEVALRHARDAGVTTVLTPAPARAGLDALLDLADVLVPNEGEAMMLSGRDDAESAAIELSRRAGTVIVTLGERGALVARGGAVVRHVGARPARAVDTTAAGDTFVGVLVAWLADGRSLDDALEAAVAGAAITVTRAGAAESMPSRDEIDRALASPVATGDV comes from the coding sequence GTGACGGGAGTCGTCGTTCTCGGCAGCGCGAACATGGACCTCGTGGTGCGCCAGCCGCGCCGCGCGGAACCGGGCGAGACGCTCTTCGGCACGGACTTCTCGACCGGACCCGGCGGCAAGGGGCTCAACCAGGCGATAGCCGCGGCCCGCGCGGGCGCGTCGGTGCGCTTCATCGGAGCGGTGGGGACGGATGCTTTCGCCGAGCGCCTGCGCGACAGGCTCGTCGCCGACGGGGTCGATGTCGAGGGGCTGCGGACCGTGCCCGGTGCGACCGGTATCGCGCAGATCACGGTGACCGACGACGGGCAGAACACGATCGTGGTCGTGCCCGCGGCCAACGCCGATCGCGCTTTCAGCGTCGACGACCGTGCGACGGTGGCGGCGGCATCCCACCTGGTCGTGCAGCTCGAGAGGCCGATCGAACTGCTGGAGGTCGCCCTCCGTCATGCGCGCGATGCCGGGGTCACGACCGTGCTCACGCCGGCGCCCGCGAGGGCCGGCCTCGATGCGCTGCTCGATCTGGCGGACGTGCTCGTGCCGAACGAGGGCGAGGCGATGATGCTGAGCGGTCGCGACGACGCCGAGTCCGCGGCGATCGAGCTCAGTCGGCGCGCCGGAACGGTGATCGTGACCCTGGGCGAGCGCGGCGCGCTCGTTGCACGCGGGGGAGCGGTGGTGCGGCATGTCGGCGCGCGCCCCGCCCGCGCGGTCGACACGACCGCGGCGGGCGACACCTTCGTCGGCGTGCTCGTGGCCTGGCTCGCCGACGGCAGATCGCTCGACGATGCGCTCGAGGCCGCGGTCGCGGGGGCGGCCATCACGGTCACCCGTGCGGGTGCGGCCGAATCGATGCCGTCGCGCGACGAGATCGATCGCGCGCTCGCCTCGCCCGTCGCGACCGGCGACGTCTGA
- a CDS encoding ABC transporter ATP-binding protein, translated as MLGKLLVRYLKTYRWFLAGVLIFQFISAMASLYLPRLNADIIDKGVAQGDTGYIWSTGTMMLGISLCQIVASIIATYFAARAAMSAGRDIRRDVYDKVSAFSEREVSQFGPGSLITRNTNDVQQVQMLAMMGATMLVTAPLLAIGGVVMALQQDVGLSWLIGVAVPLLLVVAGLIISRMVPLFRSFQKKLDAVNRVMREQLTGVRVVRAFVRERIEEERFREANTDILVVGRKVGSLFVLLFPLAMLVLNVTVVGVIWFGGIQVDSGAVQIGTLFAFMQYVGQILMGVLMASFMTIMIPRAAVSAERIGEVLASESTLTRAADPVTRFPEPGSLQLRDVEFTYPGAESPVLQGIGFEAARGETVAIVGSTGSGKTTLVSLIPRLFDATGGEVRVGGVDVRQADLDELWKGIGLVPQRPFLFTGTVASNLRFGREEATDDDLWKALEIAQGSDFVAEMEGQLEARISQGGTNVSGGQRQRLAIARAIVHQPDILVFDDSFSALDLSTDARLRQALWRELPEVTKIVVAQRVSTITEADRIVVLEDGRMVGLGTHEELLANNATYREIVESQLGVEA; from the coding sequence GTGCTCGGCAAACTGCTCGTCCGCTACCTCAAGACGTACCGCTGGTTCCTCGCGGGCGTGCTGATATTCCAATTCATCTCGGCCATGGCCTCGCTCTACCTTCCGCGCCTCAACGCCGACATCATCGACAAGGGCGTGGCGCAGGGCGACACGGGCTACATCTGGTCGACCGGCACGATGATGCTCGGCATCTCGCTCTGCCAGATCGTCGCGTCGATCATCGCGACCTACTTCGCCGCGCGCGCCGCGATGAGCGCCGGGCGCGACATCCGCCGCGACGTCTACGACAAGGTCAGCGCGTTCTCCGAGCGCGAGGTCTCGCAGTTCGGCCCGGGGTCGCTCATCACCCGCAACACGAACGACGTGCAGCAGGTGCAGATGCTCGCGATGATGGGCGCGACCATGCTCGTCACCGCCCCGCTCCTGGCGATCGGCGGTGTCGTGATGGCACTGCAGCAAGACGTCGGACTGAGCTGGCTGATCGGTGTGGCGGTGCCGCTCCTCCTCGTCGTCGCGGGCCTCATCATCAGCCGCATGGTTCCGCTGTTCCGCAGCTTCCAGAAGAAGCTCGACGCGGTGAACCGGGTCATGCGCGAGCAGCTCACCGGCGTACGCGTCGTGCGTGCGTTCGTGCGCGAGCGCATCGAGGAGGAACGCTTCCGCGAGGCGAACACCGACATCCTCGTGGTCGGCCGCAAGGTCGGATCCCTCTTCGTGCTGCTCTTCCCGTTGGCGATGCTCGTGCTCAACGTGACCGTCGTCGGGGTCATCTGGTTCGGCGGCATCCAGGTCGATTCGGGCGCCGTGCAGATCGGCACCCTGTTCGCCTTCATGCAGTACGTCGGTCAGATCCTCATGGGGGTCCTGATGGCGAGTTTCATGACGATCATGATCCCGCGCGCGGCGGTCTCGGCCGAGCGCATCGGCGAGGTGCTCGCGAGCGAGTCGACCCTCACGCGGGCGGCCGACCCGGTCACCCGCTTCCCCGAGCCCGGGTCGCTGCAGCTGCGCGACGTCGAGTTCACCTACCCGGGCGCCGAGTCGCCCGTGCTGCAGGGCATTGGCTTCGAGGCGGCACGGGGTGAGACGGTCGCGATCGTCGGTTCGACCGGATCGGGCAAGACGACCCTGGTCTCGCTCATCCCGCGACTCTTCGACGCGACGGGGGGCGAGGTGCGCGTGGGCGGTGTCGATGTGCGCCAGGCCGATCTCGACGAACTGTGGAAGGGCATCGGGCTCGTGCCGCAGCGCCCGTTCCTCTTCACGGGCACCGTGGCGTCCAACCTGCGCTTCGGGCGCGAGGAGGCGACCGACGACGACCTGTGGAAGGCGCTCGAGATCGCCCAGGGCAGCGACTTCGTCGCCGAGATGGAGGGACAGCTCGAGGCCCGCATCTCGCAGGGCGGCACCAACGTCTCGGGCGGCCAGCGTCAGCGCCTGGCGATCGCCCGCGCCATCGTGCACCAGCCCGACATCCTCGTCTTCGACGACTCGTTCTCGGCCCTCGACCTGTCGACCGACGCGCGACTGAGACAAGCGCTGTGGCGCGAGCTGCCGGAGGTGACGAAGATCGTCGTCGCGCAGCGCGTCTCGACGATCACCGAGGCCGACCGCATCGTGGTGCTCGAAGACGGGCGCATGGTGGGACTCGGCACCCACGAAGAGCTCCTTGCGAACAATGCGACGTACCGCGAGATCGTCGAGTCGCAGCTGGGGGTGGAGGCATGA
- a CDS encoding FGGY-family carbohydrate kinase, which translates to MTVRCTMGVDIGTSSSKGVLVDAEGRIVASAVVEHEVSRPRAGWVEMDGSVWWDEFVTLSRELLARVPGRDVEVAAVGVSGMGPCVLLADADAVAVRPAILYGVDTRATEQMRRLTDELGADEIVRIAGSSLTTQAGGPKIAWVRDEEPEAYARARRLFMPASWLAHRLTGAYVLDHQSASQMTPLYDIEHEQWHEPWWRLIAPGLEPPLLRWAGDVAGLVTRESADLTGLAEGTPVITGTIDAWTEAVSVGAHGAGDLMLMYGTTMFLVATGDETLRTPSMWSTVGVFPGSRNLAGGLASSGAITRWIADLTGADYPRLLAEAAESGPGARGLVMLPYFAGERTPILDPDARGVIAGLTLEHDRGDLYRAALEATAFGVRHNVETMRAAGADIRRIVAVGGGTQGALWLQIVSDATGLVQEVPEITIGASYGAAFLAAASDTSHGAVPRIEDWNPVARTVAPDAAVAALYDELFSLYLSLYDGTAVVTHDLAARQRSLTDMEGASR; encoded by the coding sequence ATGACCGTCCGCTGCACGATGGGTGTCGACATCGGCACGTCCAGCAGCAAGGGCGTACTCGTCGATGCGGAGGGCCGGATCGTCGCATCGGCCGTCGTCGAACACGAGGTCTCGCGTCCGCGTGCCGGGTGGGTCGAGATGGACGGCTCCGTCTGGTGGGACGAGTTCGTGACGCTCTCGCGCGAGCTCCTGGCACGTGTCCCGGGTCGGGACGTCGAGGTGGCCGCCGTGGGCGTCAGCGGCATGGGCCCGTGCGTGCTGCTCGCCGACGCCGACGCGGTCGCGGTGCGTCCGGCGATCCTCTACGGGGTCGACACGCGCGCGACCGAGCAGATGCGTCGCCTGACCGACGAGCTCGGGGCGGACGAGATCGTGCGCATCGCGGGTTCGTCCCTGACGACGCAGGCAGGCGGGCCGAAGATCGCGTGGGTGCGCGACGAGGAGCCGGAGGCGTATGCGCGGGCACGGCGCCTGTTCATGCCGGCATCGTGGCTCGCGCATCGCCTGACCGGTGCGTACGTGCTCGACCATCAGTCGGCGAGCCAGATGACACCTCTCTACGACATCGAGCACGAGCAGTGGCACGAACCCTGGTGGCGGCTGATCGCGCCGGGGCTCGAGCCTCCGCTCCTGCGCTGGGCGGGAGATGTCGCCGGTCTCGTGACCCGCGAATCCGCCGACCTCACGGGGCTCGCGGAGGGGACGCCGGTGATCACCGGCACCATCGATGCGTGGACCGAGGCGGTGAGCGTCGGAGCCCACGGTGCCGGCGACCTCATGCTCATGTACGGCACGACGATGTTCCTCGTCGCCACCGGCGACGAGACGCTGCGCACGCCCTCGATGTGGAGCACCGTGGGGGTGTTCCCCGGGTCGCGGAACCTCGCGGGCGGTCTGGCGAGCTCCGGCGCGATCACGCGGTGGATCGCGGACCTCACCGGTGCCGACTATCCCCGCCTCCTCGCCGAGGCAGCGGAGTCGGGGCCGGGTGCGCGGGGCCTCGTGATGCTGCCGTACTTCGCCGGTGAGCGCACGCCCATCCTCGACCCCGATGCGCGCGGCGTCATCGCGGGTCTCACTCTCGAGCACGATCGCGGCGATCTCTACCGCGCCGCTCTGGAGGCGACCGCCTTCGGGGTACGGCACAACGTCGAGACGATGCGCGCCGCGGGCGCCGACATACGGCGCATCGTGGCGGTCGGCGGGGGCACCCAGGGCGCCCTCTGGCTGCAGATCGTCTCGGATGCGACCGGCCTCGTGCAGGAGGTCCCCGAGATCACGATCGGCGCGTCGTACGGCGCGGCGTTCCTCGCGGCGGCCTCCGACACCTCGCACGGCGCCGTCCCCCGCATCGAGGACTGGAACCCCGTCGCACGAACCGTCGCTCCCGACGCCGCCGTCGCCGCGCTCTACGACGAACTCTTCTCCCTCTACCTCTCCCTCTACGACGGCACGGCCGTCGTCACCCACGATCTCGCTGCGCGTCAGCGCAGCCTCACCGACATGGAAGGCGCTTCCCGATGA
- a CDS encoding ABC transporter ATP-binding protein → MSAPDALTEDERLELELAEQARQNSGDWDSVAPGKATNFGKSFGRLIGLLRPHAVAFTFVSILGAVGVVLAVIAPRVLGEATNLIFEGITSRALGDSFPAGTSQADVVESLRNSGQGDLANVVSAMQNFQVGAGVDFDRLRMVVIAVLAIYVASSFLSWVQGFVINIIMVRTMWRLRESVEAKINRLPLSYFDKVQRGELISRVTNDIDNITQTMQQSLSTVVTSVLTVVGVLVMMFTISWQLAIVALISLPLMAVIFGVVGPRSQKAFGIQWRKVGRLNARVEESFSGHALVKVYGREKDSREKFEAENQELYEASFKAQFLSGMIMPGMMFVGNLTYVGIAVLGGLMVASGNLRLGDVQAFIQYSQQFTQPLSELGGMAAVIQSGTASAERVFELLDSEEQEPDADDAPTPVDGEGVIEFEHVRFSYSPDRPLITDLSFRVEPGQTVAIVGPTGAGKTTLVNLIMRFYELDGGRILLDGQDIAELTRDAVRSRTGMVLQDPWLFAGTIRENIRYGRESATDQEIVDAATATRVDRFVHSLPDGYDTVLDEEASNVSAGEKQLITIARAFVAQPSVLILDEATSSVDTRTELLLQHAMAALREGRTSFVIAHRLSTIRDADLILVMEHGDIVEKGTHAELIAAEGAYWRLYQSQFEQAAGSETDEAISEEESAAR, encoded by the coding sequence ATGAGCGCGCCCGATGCACTGACCGAAGACGAACGGCTCGAACTCGAGCTGGCCGAGCAGGCGCGTCAGAACTCCGGCGACTGGGACAGCGTCGCCCCCGGCAAGGCCACGAACTTCGGCAAGAGCTTCGGCCGCCTCATCGGCCTGCTCCGCCCGCACGCTGTGGCCTTCACGTTCGTGTCGATCCTCGGGGCGGTCGGTGTCGTACTCGCCGTGATCGCACCGCGCGTGCTGGGCGAGGCCACCAACCTCATCTTCGAGGGCATCACCTCCCGCGCGCTCGGCGACTCGTTCCCCGCCGGTACGTCGCAGGCCGACGTCGTCGAGTCGCTCCGCAACTCCGGTCAGGGCGACCTGGCGAACGTCGTCTCGGCCATGCAGAACTTCCAGGTCGGCGCCGGCGTCGACTTCGACCGGCTCCGCATGGTCGTCATCGCGGTGCTCGCGATCTACGTCGCGTCGTCGTTCCTCAGCTGGGTGCAGGGCTTCGTGATCAACATCATCATGGTGCGCACGATGTGGCGTCTGCGCGAGTCGGTCGAGGCGAAGATCAACCGACTGCCGCTGTCGTACTTCGACAAGGTGCAGCGCGGTGAGCTCATCTCCCGCGTCACGAACGACATCGACAACATCACCCAGACCATGCAGCAGTCGCTGTCGACCGTCGTGACCTCCGTGCTGACGGTCGTCGGCGTGCTCGTCATGATGTTCACGATCTCGTGGCAGCTCGCGATCGTCGCCCTGATCTCGCTGCCCCTGATGGCCGTCATCTTCGGCGTCGTGGGTCCGCGGTCGCAGAAGGCCTTCGGCATCCAGTGGCGCAAGGTCGGCCGACTGAACGCCCGGGTCGAGGAATCGTTCTCCGGTCACGCGCTGGTGAAGGTGTACGGCCGCGAGAAGGACTCCCGCGAGAAGTTCGAGGCCGAGAACCAGGAGCTCTACGAGGCGAGCTTCAAGGCCCAGTTCCTCTCCGGCATGATCATGCCGGGCATGATGTTCGTCGGAAACCTCACTTACGTCGGCATCGCCGTGCTCGGCGGTCTCATGGTCGCCAGCGGCAACCTGCGGCTCGGTGACGTGCAGGCGTTCATCCAGTACTCGCAGCAGTTCACGCAGCCGCTGTCCGAGCTCGGCGGCATGGCCGCGGTCATCCAGTCGGGCACCGCATCGGCCGAGCGCGTGTTCGAGCTGCTCGACTCCGAAGAGCAGGAGCCCGACGCCGACGACGCGCCCACGCCTGTCGACGGCGAGGGCGTCATCGAGTTCGAGCACGTGCGGTTCTCGTACTCGCCCGACCGTCCGCTCATCACCGACCTGTCGTTCCGGGTCGAGCCCGGCCAGACGGTCGCGATCGTCGGGCCGACCGGTGCGGGCAAGACGACGCTGGTGAACCTCATCATGCGGTTCTACGAACTCGACGGCGGGCGCATCCTGCTCGACGGGCAGGACATCGCCGAACTCACCCGCGACGCCGTGCGCTCGCGCACCGGCATGGTGCTGCAGGACCCGTGGCTGTTCGCAGGCACGATCCGCGAGAACATCCGATACGGACGAGAGTCGGCGACCGACCAGGAGATCGTGGATGCGGCGACCGCCACCCGCGTGGACCGCTTCGTCCATTCGCTTCCCGACGGGTACGACACCGTGCTCGACGAAGAGGCGTCGAACGTCTCCGCGGGCGAGAAGCAGCTCATCACGATCGCCCGAGCCTTCGTCGCCCAGCCGTCGGTGCTCATCCTCGACGAGGCCACGTCGTCGGTCGACACCCGCACCGAGCTCCTCCTGCAGCACGCGATGGCGGCGCTGCGTGAAGGACGCACGTCGTTCGTCATCGCCCACCGGCTCTCGACGATCCGCGACGCCGATCTCATCCTCGTGATGGAGCACGGCGACATCGTCGAGAAGGGGACGCACGCCGAACTCATCGCGGCGGAGGGCGCCTACTGGCGCCTCTACCAGTCGCAGTTCGAGCAGGCCGCGGGCTCGGAGACCGACGAGGCGATCTCCGAGGAGGAGTCCGCGGCCCGCTGA